A window of Mustela nigripes isolate SB6536 chromosome 9, MUSNIG.SB6536, whole genome shotgun sequence contains these coding sequences:
- the CDKN2B gene encoding cyclin-dependent kinase 4 inhibitor B: MREEDKGMLGGGGDDAGLASASARGQVETVRQLLEAGADPNGVNRFGRRPIQVMMMGSTRVAELLLLYGAEPNCADEATLTRPVHDAAREGFLDTLVVLHRAGAQLDVRDAWGRLPVDLAEERGHRAVARYLRAAAGD, translated from the exons ATGCGCGAGGAGGACAAGGGCATGCTGGGTGGTGGCGGCGACGACGCGGGCCTGGCCAGCGCCTCCGCACGGGGGCAAGTGGAGACCGTGCGGCAGCTCCTGGAAGCCGGTGCGGATCCCAACGGAGTCAACCGCTTCGGGAGGCGGCCGATCCAG gtcATGATGATGGGCAGCACCCGCGTGGCCGAGCTGCTGCTGCTCTATGGCGCGGAGCCCAACTGTGCGGACGAAGCCACCCTCACCCGACCTGTGCACGACGCGGCCcgggagggcttcctggacaCGCTCGTGGTACTGCACCGAGCCGGGGCGCAGCTGGACGTGCGCGATGCCTGGGGCCGCCTGCCCGTGGACCTGGCTGAGGAGCGGGGCCACCGCGCTGTCGCCCGGTACCTGCGTGCAGCTGCAGGAGACTGA